In a genomic window of Halalkalicoccus sp. CG83:
- a CDS encoding TrkH family potassium uptake protein, whose protein sequence is MWDDARTIGGDLGTLFVLLGGLMAGSTLVAAVWREWYAIPGFLLSAALTAGLGAVLNRWGTDSPDTDPAHGLVTAALAWLFSGVLCGLPILFVAWTVALDPSRFATPELDRTLVVFLSPTNAAFEGMSGVTGTGLTMALDESVLPATIQWWRSLVQWIGGVGVVVLAAAVVLTGESGAFRELYEEKAAVETIGESTEETLRAIWWVFVALTAGSVLALWAAGMPAWQAINHGMTGISTGGFTVTPDGIASYDDPVIEAVLLPVMALGAISFAVHYYALRGDVHALYADRQTRWLLGILGAGVLLVGLFLFAGPFVSPGDAVRFGAFQFVSALTCTGFQTDTALGTVWSLEAQLLLVGAMTVGGASGSTAGGIKVIRFMSLTKGSYYRMTEAFFPDVQRTPQIAEAEGEATVDHSSSEFDQAAAVGLLWIFLLLFGVICLLLVLDLPLEVVLFEVASAQGNVGLSAGPTGPTMPDAAKGILMTNMWIGRLEIIPVAALARALLKGFGADLDEVDVDEDDVGEAEGGEDEDGTEDADAGDGGD, encoded by the coding sequence ATGTGGGACGACGCGAGGACGATCGGGGGTGACCTCGGTACCCTGTTCGTGCTCCTCGGCGGACTGATGGCGGGATCGACGCTGGTGGCGGCGGTCTGGCGCGAGTGGTACGCGATCCCCGGTTTCCTCCTCTCGGCCGCACTCACCGCCGGGCTCGGCGCCGTCCTGAACCGCTGGGGGACCGACTCCCCGGACACCGATCCCGCCCACGGGCTCGTCACCGCCGCGCTCGCGTGGCTGTTCAGCGGCGTGCTCTGTGGCCTGCCGATTCTCTTCGTCGCCTGGACGGTCGCGCTCGACCCCTCCCGGTTCGCGACCCCCGAACTCGACCGGACGCTCGTCGTCTTCCTCTCGCCGACGAACGCGGCGTTCGAGGGGATGAGCGGCGTCACCGGAACCGGACTGACGATGGCACTCGACGAGTCGGTGCTCCCGGCGACGATCCAGTGGTGGCGTTCGCTGGTCCAGTGGATCGGCGGCGTCGGCGTCGTCGTGCTCGCGGCGGCTGTCGTGCTCACCGGCGAGAGCGGCGCGTTCAGGGAGCTCTACGAGGAGAAGGCCGCCGTCGAGACGATCGGCGAGAGCACCGAGGAGACGCTGCGGGCGATCTGGTGGGTGTTCGTCGCGCTCACCGCCGGCTCCGTGCTCGCGCTGTGGGCCGCGGGCATGCCGGCCTGGCAGGCGATCAACCACGGGATGACCGGCATCTCCACCGGCGGGTTCACGGTCACCCCCGACGGGATCGCGAGCTACGACGACCCGGTCATCGAGGCCGTCCTGCTGCCGGTCATGGCGCTCGGAGCGATCTCCTTCGCCGTCCACTACTACGCCCTGCGGGGTGACGTCCACGCGCTCTACGCCGACCGACAGACGCGCTGGCTGCTCGGGATCCTCGGCGCCGGCGTCCTCCTCGTCGGGCTGTTCCTCTTCGCCGGGCCGTTCGTGAGTCCCGGCGACGCCGTCCGGTTCGGCGCGTTCCAGTTCGTGTCGGCGCTCACCTGCACGGGCTTCCAGACCGACACCGCCCTGGGAACGGTCTGGTCGCTCGAGGCACAGCTGTTGCTCGTCGGCGCGATGACCGTCGGCGGCGCGTCGGGCTCGACCGCGGGCGGGATCAAGGTCATCCGCTTCATGTCGCTGACCAAGGGCTCGTACTACCGGATGACCGAGGCGTTCTTCCCCGATGTCCAGCGTACCCCCCAGATCGCCGAGGCGGAGGGCGAGGCCACCGTCGATCACTCCTCCTCGGAGTTCGATCAGGCCGCCGCGGTCGGCCTGCTCTGGATCTTTCTGCTTCTCTTCGGCGTGATCTGCCTGCTGCTCGTGCTCGACCTGCCGCTCGAGGTCGTCCTCTTCGAGGTGGCGAGCGCCCAGGGCAACGTCGGCCTCTCGGCGGGGCCCACCGGTCCGACGATGCCCGACGCGGCGAAGGGGATCCTGATGACGAACATGTGGATCGGCCGCCTCGAGATCATCCCGGTCGCCGCGCTGGCGCGGGCGCTGCTCAAGGGGTTCGGCGCCGACCTCGACGAGGTCGACGTCGACGAGGACGACGTCGGCGAGGCCGAAGGAGGGGAGGACGAGGACGGCACAGAGGACGCCGACGCGGGCGACGGTGGCGACTAG